One region of Armigeres subalbatus isolate Guangzhou_Male chromosome 3, GZ_Asu_2, whole genome shotgun sequence genomic DNA includes:
- the LOC134221106 gene encoding prolactin-releasing peptide receptor translates to MAITMSSRGEVTVLPMVTVTGSQEAFSEAVTMTFSSVSEPAGRNSTGQALIQDNASDVMTNEMVQVVFCLLYSSIFILGIFGNVLVCYVVFRNKAMQSVTNLFITNLALSDILLCVLAVPFTPSYTFFGRWIFGKVICHTVPLAQGCSVYISTLTLTSIAIDRFFVIIYPFHPRMKLSTCITIIVLIWIFSMLVTLPYGLYMSHHDDTNGTLTNETLSENRTYYCEELWPEDMRKVFSIATSILQFVLPFIIMAICYICVSIKLNDRARSKPGSKTTRREEAERDRKKRTNRMLIAMVAIFGISWLPLNLVNMSNDFYLDINEWPYYNLLFFIAHLIAMSSTCYNPFLYAWLNDNFRKEFKQVLPCFNPSRGRSTISTRRSEHRTCNGNNDTVQETLIPSSQVPAPVCSRSPNTTTTTTTDSNKPSVDSILLSEICPPTIPSDPPLLPSIQSQETIVLPSGVLETPFEVQLPLTPNLTNGQRSSTAATAATATNGVGSDGRSRAPVHPKPSGNPKLQSLILINDGTCGATKMPEVL, encoded by the coding sequence ATGGCAATAACGATGTCATCACGTGGTGAGGTCACTGTGCTGCCGATGGTGACCGTGACCGGTTCGCAGGAGGCATTCAGTGAAGCTGTCACTATGACGTTCAGTTCCGTTAGTGAGCCAGCTGGGCGGAACAGCACTGGACAGGCTTTAATCCAGGATAATGCCAGCGATGTGATGACAAACGAAATGGTTCAAGTTGTGTTCTGCTTGCTGTACTCGAGTATATTCATATTGGGAATCTTTGGAAACGTGTTGGTGTGCTACGTCGTGTTTCGAAACAAGGCCATGCAGTCGGTGACGAACTTGTTCATCACTAATCTAGCCTTGTCGGACATTCTGTTGTGCGTTCTGGCGGTGCCCTTCACACCTTCCTATACTTTCTTCGGGAGATGGATTTTCGGAAAGGTTATTTGCCACACCGTACCATTGGCACAGGGCTGCAGTGTTTACATATCGACCCTGACGCTGACCTCTATAGCGATTGATAGGTTCTTCGTAATAATCTACCCGTTTCATCCAAGAATGAAGCTGTCAACCTGCATCACGATCATAGTCCTCATTTGGATCTTTTCTATGTTGGTTACGCTCCCATATGGCCTCTACATGAGCCATCACGACGATACCAATGGGACCCTGACCAACGAAACCTTATCGGAGAACCGTACATATTACTGCGAAGAACTGTGGCCTGAAGATATGCGAAAAGTATTCTCGATCGCAACATCGATCCTACAATTCGTTCTTCCTTTTATTATCATGGCCATTTGCTATATCTGCGTGTCAATTAAGCTGAATGATCGCGCCCGGTCGAAGCCCGGATCCAAAACCACCCGCCGCGAGGAAGCCGAACGGGATCGCAAGAAACGCACCAACCGAATGCTAATCGCCATGGTTGCAATTTTCGGCATCTCCTGGCTACCGTTGAATCTCGTCAATATGAGCAACGACTTCTATTTGGACATCAACGAGTGGCCATACTACAACCTGTTGTTCTTCATCGCCCACTTGATCGCCATGAGTTCAACCTGCTACAACCCTTTCCTCTACGCATGGCTGAACGATAACTTCCGGAAGGAGTTCAAGCAGGTATTGCCCTGCTTCAACCCTTCCCGTGGACGAAGCACCATCAGCACTCGTCGATCCGAACATCGAACCTGCAACGGTAATAACGACACCGTTCAGGAAACCCTCATTCCATCTTCCCAAGTGCCAGCACCGGTCTGCAGTCGATCTCCGAACACGACCACCACAACCACCACCGATTCCAACAAACCTTCCGTCGACTCGATCCTCCTTTCCGAAATCTGTCCCCCTACAATTCCCTCCGATCCGCCCCTACTCCCATCGATCCAAAGCCAGGAAACGATCGTCCTCCCGTCCGGGGTTCTGGAAACCCCCTTCGAAGTGCAACTACCTCTAACGCCCAATCTCACCAACGGACAGCGGTCCAGCACCGCTGCCACCGCCGCCACCGCCACCAACGGCGTGGGGAGTGATGGCCGCTCCCGCGCTCCGGTGCATCCCAAGCCCAGCGGCAACCCCAAACTGCAGTCGCTGATCCTGATCAACGATGGGACTTGCGGCGCCACCAAGATGCCGGAGGTGCTGTAA